In a genomic window of Caloramator mitchellensis:
- the yqfD gene encoding sporulation protein YqfD: MNRNYINVVIEGLNPEKFINLAIVNGINLWDIERISFTEMGFKMSGKQFKDLRKIAKKTSCRVRIARKNGIIFIIKRMARRAFFIAGILVFFIILYLMSNMVWSIEIEGNKKINEQIIFNELKKNGITIGSFKSKIKPRDVEKNMVKAITELSMITISFDGTKAKVRIVERTMPPEIIDNELPTNIIATKEGIITKVSALKGQALVKEGDFVKKDQVLISGVITDSQNLPLKATRAIGDVYAKTWYESIKEINLQYKYFEFTGNELKVIYILTPNNKRIYLKPGVNKFQFYDKIEEKEKIKIAGFGTNIIKITETYKEKIQRIKILNYREALDTGIEITNNELEKKVPKDAKVLEKKIEKVIMKNKVRVRNLWVTEEKVSAEKKIN; this comes from the coding sequence ATGAACAGAAATTATATAAATGTGGTAATAGAAGGATTGAATCCTGAGAAATTTATCAATCTTGCAATAGTTAATGGAATAAATCTATGGGATATTGAAAGAATAAGTTTTACTGAAATGGGATTTAAAATGAGTGGTAAACAGTTTAAGGATTTAAGGAAAATTGCAAAAAAAACTAGCTGTAGGGTAAGAATTGCAAGAAAAAATGGGATTATATTTATAATTAAAAGAATGGCTAGAAGAGCATTTTTTATTGCTGGAATACTGGTGTTTTTTATAATATTATACTTAATGTCAAATATGGTTTGGAGCATAGAAATAGAAGGAAATAAAAAAATCAACGAACAAATAATATTTAATGAATTGAAGAAAAATGGAATTACAATAGGAAGTTTTAAAAGTAAAATAAAACCAAGAGATGTTGAAAAAAATATGGTGAAGGCTATAACTGAATTATCAATGATTACGATAAGCTTCGATGGGACAAAGGCAAAGGTCAGGATTGTAGAAAGAACCATGCCTCCTGAAATAATAGACAATGAATTACCTACAAATATCATAGCTACAAAAGAGGGAATAATAACAAAGGTCTCGGCACTTAAAGGTCAGGCTCTTGTTAAGGAGGGCGACTTTGTAAAGAAGGACCAGGTTCTAATATCAGGAGTTATAACAGATTCTCAAAATTTGCCATTGAAAGCCACTAGGGCAATAGGCGATGTGTATGCCAAAACATGGTATGAGTCGATAAAGGAGATTAATTTGCAGTATAAATATTTTGAATTCACTGGGAACGAGTTAAAGGTTATTTATATACTGACGCCCAACAATAAAAGAATATATTTAAAACCTGGAGTTAACAAATTTCAATTTTATGATAAAATAGAAGAAAAAGAAAAAATAAAGATTGCAGGGTTTGGAACCAATATTATAAAAATTACTGAAACATATAAAGAAAAAATTCAACGAATAAAAATACTGAATTATAGAGAAGCATTGGATACGGGAATAGAAATTACAAATAATGAATTAGAAAAAAAGGTTCCAAAGGATGCAAAGGTATTGGAAAAGAAAATCGAAAAAGTTATAATGAAAAATAAGGTTAGGGTTAGAAACCTTTGGGTTACGGAGGAAAAGGTTTCGGCGGAAAAAAAGATTAATTAG
- a CDS encoding GatB/YqeY domain-containing protein, whose translation MSLKERIQEDWKNAMKAKDSFRASVLNMAKAAILYDEKTNGQALDDEQIIAVISREVKKRKESIADFEKGNRQDLVDQTNKEIEILLEYLPQQLTEEEIAEIIKGAVDEVGANSIKDMGKVMAIVAPKVKGRADGKMVSEMVKKFLQ comes from the coding sequence ATGTCACTCAAGGAAAGAATTCAAGAAGATTGGAAAAATGCGATGAAGGCAAAGGATAGCTTTAGAGCAAGTGTTTTGAACATGGCTAAGGCTGCAATCCTTTATGATGAAAAGACTAATGGTCAAGCTCTTGATGATGAACAGATAATAGCTGTTATATCAAGGGAAGTAAAAAAGAGAAAAGAATCAATTGCAGATTTTGAAAAAGGGAACAGGCAAGATCTTGTTGATCAAACAAACAAGGAAATTGAGATTTTGCTTGAATACCTTCCTCAGCAGCTAACTGAAGAAGAGATTGCTGAAATCATAAAGGGTGCTGTAGATGAGGTTGGAGCAAATAGCATTAAGGACATGGGAAAAGTAATGGCCATAGTAGCTCCAAAGGTTAAAGGAAGAGCTGATGGCAAGATGGTTAGCGAGATGGTTAAAAAATTCTTACAATAA
- the yqfC gene encoding sporulation protein YqfC: MQKEIKNRISEAFDIPQEIVLDYPAIKILGDIEILIENHKGIIEYTKEQIRINSRIGIILIRGSDLIIKQINQDEISIHGTIASISIIK, translated from the coding sequence ATGCAAAAAGAAATAAAAAATAGAATTTCTGAAGCATTTGATATACCACAGGAAATAGTTTTGGATTACCCAGCTATTAAGATTTTAGGGGATATAGAAATTTTAATAGAAAACCATAAAGGAATAATTGAATATACAAAAGAACAGATAAGAATAAACAGCAGAATTGGAATAATTTTAATAAGAGGCAGCGATTTGATAATAAAGCAAATAAACCAGGACGAGATAAGCATTCATGGAACTATTGCTTCTATAAGCATCATCAAGTGA
- the rpsU gene encoding 30S ribosomal protein S21, giving the protein MSEIRVGENESLESALRRFKKKCAAAGVLAEVRKREHYESPSVRRKKKAQAARKRKHK; this is encoded by the coding sequence GTGTCAGAAATAAGAGTAGGCGAAAACGAATCATTAGAAAGTGCTCTTAGGAGATTTAAGAAGAAGTGTGCGGCTGCAGGTGTGCTTGCTGAAGTTAGAAAGAGAGAACACTATGAAAGCCCAAGCGTAAGACGTAAGAAGAAGGCACAAGCTGCTCGTAAGAGAAAGCATAAATAA